The proteins below are encoded in one region of Telopea speciosissima isolate NSW1024214 ecotype Mountain lineage chromosome 10, Tspe_v1, whole genome shotgun sequence:
- the LOC122641743 gene encoding 17.3 kDa class I heat shock protein-like: protein MSLVPNILGGRRTTVFDPFSLDIWDPFLDFPFATRSQITSETEAFVNTRIDWKETPEAHIFKADLPGLKKEEVKVDVEEGRVLQISGERSKEKEEKTDKWHRVERSSGKFLRRFRLPENAKVDQVKANMENGVLTVTVPKEEVKKPEVKAIEISG from the coding sequence ATGTCTCTGGTTCCAAACATCTTGGGTGGTCGAAGAACCACTGTGTTCGACCCATTCTCTCTTGACATATGGGATCCATTCTTGGACTTCCCCTTCGCCACTCGCTCTCAGATCACTAGCGAAACCGAAGCCTTCGTTAACACTCGTATCGATTGGAAAGAGACCCCTGAAGCTCACATTTTCAAGGCTGATCTTCCAGGGCTCAAGAAGGAAGAAGTGAAGGTGGACGTGGAGGAAGGAAGGGTTCTTCAGATCAGTGGAGAGAGgagcaaagaaaaggaagagaagactGATAAGTGGCACCGTGTGGAACGCAGCAGCGGCAAGTTCCTCCGCCGGTTTAGGTTGCCGGAGAATGCAAAGGTGGATCAGGTGAAGGCCAACATGGAAAATGGTGTGCTGACGGTTACTGTCCCCaaggaagaagtgaagaagccTGAGGTTAAGGCTATTGAGATCTCTGGCTGA